The following proteins are encoded in a genomic region of Pyrus communis chromosome 11, drPyrComm1.1, whole genome shotgun sequence:
- the LOC137749429 gene encoding receptor-like protein kinase FERONIA: MKPNLAHLFLTLFLQIITLHVAGDSPSVYKPVDDITLQCGFSGDQVNQQDGRTWSGDINSKFFPSQAAVSSSVFKAATPISSSSQVPYTTARLSRSEFTYTFPLTSGQKFIRLYFYPTSYAVEFDRSKSLFSVEAGGFTLLRDFNASVTADASSSETVSREFCLNIASEQSLNITFTPSRASPDAYAFINGIEIVSMPDNLYYTPPQSADGAVLVGSINPYPIENNTAMEMVYRINVGGSQLSFNQDTGIYRNWDGIQVEDKYLDDLSKNFSVLPQNSSIELDFSEIPKYSAPEEVYRTGRSMGWNKTINKSYNLTWGFPVDSMFNYFIRLHFCEFEGDVTLPRDRLFQIFIANQTAEPMADVITWSRGNGKPVYKDYVVFVPAGAGSKKKVHLFLALQATPKDWLTKYNDAILNGLEIFKLSDSKRNLAGPNPDPPLEIAQPARPKVSDKKSIPLLAIIAGVVSGVFVLGSVFGFLVFRRGRKVKDSSSGQGTKWGPFSFSTTKSTKTRGSSLPSDLCRYFSLAEIKAATQDFDSVFIIGVGGFGHVYKGNVNMDGGLRPVAIKRLKSQSSQGAHEFKTEIDMLSQLRHVHLVPLIGYCMDDGEMILVYDYMAHGTLRDHLYNTDNPPLPWDQRLQICIGAARGLHYLHTGAKYMIIHRDVKSTNILLDEKWVAKVSDFGLSKMGSATVSQTHISTVVKGSFGYLDPEYYRRQQLTEKSDVYSFGVVLCEVLCARPALIRTAEKKQMSLAEWTKICHQNGKLDQIIDPSLRGKIGNACLKKYVEIAVSCMHDSGIERPSMNDVVWGLEFALQLQQSVGGDSNSNDEMGSGDDVESVTRSDVGFISWEESSDLEKSRVSKTSSDHNSTTNDSIKGMSGTVFSEINDPNGR, translated from the coding sequence ATGAAACCCAATCTTGCTCATCTGTTCCTTACCCTGTTTCTGCAAATCATAACCCTACACGTGGCCGGAGACTCACCCTCTGTCTACAAACCGGTCGATGACATCACCCTACAGTGCGGCTTTTCCGGCGACCAAGTCAACCAACAGGACGGACGAACTTGGAGTGGCGATATCAACTCAAAATTCTTCCCCTCCCAAGCAGCTGTCAGCTCATCCGTATTCAAGGCAGCAACCCCGATCTCCTCCTCCAGCCAAGTGCCTTACACCACAGCTCGGCTCTCTCGCTCCGAATTTACGTACACGTTTCCACTCACCAGCGGCCAAAAGTTCATCCGCTTGTACTTCTACCCCACTTCCTACGCCGTCGAGTTCGACCGATCTAAATCCCTCTTCTCAGTCGAAGCCGGCGGCTTTACCCTTCTCCGCGACTTCAACGCCTCCGTCACCGCCGACGCTTCCTCGTCGGAGACAGTATCAAGGGAGTTCTGTCTCAACATTGCATCCGAACAGAGCTTGAACATCACGTTCACTCCGAGTAGAGCAAGTCCAGATGCCTATGCCTTCATCAATGGAATCGAAATCGTGTCCATGCCCGACAATCTTTATTACACTCCGCCGCAAAGCGCAGATGGGGCTGTTCTCGTAGGCAGCATAAACCCGTATCCGATCGAAAATAACACCGCCATGGAGATGGTCTACCGGATCAACGTCGGCGGATCTCAGCTCTCGTTCAATCAGGACACTGGAATCTACAGAAACTGGGATGGTATTCAAGTGGAGGACAAGTATTTGGACGATTTGAGTAAAAATTTTAGTGTTCTGCCGCAAAACAGTAGTATTGAGCTTGACTTTTCGGAAATTCCGAAGTACTCTGCTCCGGAAGAAGTTTACCGAACCGGTCGGTCGATGGGGTGGAACAAAACCATAAACAAGAGCTATAATCTCACCTGGGGGTTTCCGGTAGATTCTATGTTTAATTACTTTATTCGGCTTCATTTTTGTGAGTTCGAAGGTGATGTTACATTGCCCAGGGACCGGCTTTTTCAAATCTTCATCGCCAATCAGACGGCGGAGCCGATGGCGGATGTAATCACGTGGAGCCGCGGTAATgggaagccggtgtacaaggaCTACGTCGTTTTCGTGCCTGCAGGCGCAGGAAGTAAAAAGAAAGTTCATCTCTTTCTTGCATTGCAAGCCACCCCAAAAGATTGGTTGACGAAGTACAACGATGCAATCTTGAACGGACTCGAGATCTTCAAGCTCAGTGATTCAAAGAGGAATCTCGCCGGACCAAACCCCGACCCGCCTCTCGAAATAGCTCAGCCAGCGCGCCCCAAAGTTTCCGACAAGAAATCGATTCCTCTGCTTGCCATCATCGCCGGTGTAGTTTCAGGTGTGTTTGTTCTAGGCTCTGTGTTCGGATTTTTGGTTTTCCGGAGAGGAAGAAAAGTCAAGGACTCAAGCTCCGGGCAAGGAACAAAGTGGGgtccattttctttttcgaCGACCAAGTCAACCAAGACTCGCGGCTCTTCTTTACCGTCCGATTTGTGTCGCTACTTTTCACTGGCGGAGATCAAAGCCGCCACCCAAGACTTCGACAGTGTTTTCATTATTGGCGTCGGCGGTTTCGGACACGTCTACAAAGGAAATGTCAACATGGATGGTGGATTGCGCCCTGTTGCAATCAAGCGGCTGAAATCGCAGTCGTCGCAGGGAGCTCACGAGTTCAAGACGGAGATCGACATGCTATCCCAGCTCCGCCACGTCCATCTGGTGCCGCTCATCGGGTACTGTATGGACGACGGCGAGATGATCTTGGTGTACGACTACATGGCGCATGGGACCCTCCGCGACCATCTCTACAATACCGATAATCCGCCTCTACCGTGGGATCAACGGCTACAGATTTGTATCGGGGCGGCGCGTGGGTTGCACTACCTTCACACAGGGGCGAAGTACATGATCATTCATCGAGACGTAAAGAGCACAAATATCTTATTGGATGAGAAATGGGTGGCcaaagtttcagattttggACTTTCGAAAATGGGGTCCGCTACCGTGTCTCAGACCCATATCAGCACGGTGGTGAAGGGTAGTTTCGGATATTTGGACCCTGAATACTATCGCCGTCAACAATTGACGGAGAAGTCTGACGTATACTCATTTGGTGTAGTGTTGTGTGAAGTACTGTGTGCGAGGCCAGCTTTGATTCGTACGGCGGAGAAAAAGCAAATGAGTTTGGCTGAGTGGACTAAAATCTGTCACCAGAATGGGAAACTTGATCAGATCATAGATCCGAGCTTGAGGGGTAAGATTGGAAATGCATGTTTGAAAAAGTACGTTGAGATTGCGGTGAGTTGTATGCATGACAGTGGAATCGAACGACCGTCAATGAATGATGTTGTGTGGGGGCTTGAGTTTGCTCTACAGCTTCAGCAGAGCGTTGGAGGGGATTCAAATTCGAACGATGAAATGGGCAGTGGAGATGACGTTGAGAGTGTGACTAGGAGCGATGTAGGGTTTATTAGCTGGGAGGAGTCGTCGGACTTGGAGAAGAGCAGGGTGAGCAAGACTAGTAGTGATCATAATTCTACTACTAATGATTCGATTAAAGGAATGTCTGGGACTGTCTTCTCTGAGATCAACGATCCCAATGGAAGGTGA